The DNA window TGCGTCTCAAATGGTACCACGCACCCTACAAAGTGCACCACACAGCCTCAGATACAGGGTTTTCATCCACACTCATGCGTCGTTACCTCAAAAAGGCGTAAACTTTAACAATGAAATAAAGGAGCTACCAAAATTATTTGAATGTTGAAGTgtctgaaaaatatttaaataaaagtctATAGTACTATAATTCCAGAACTGCACTTGAGCTATTTTTTACACCCAGTATCTCTAAGCTGTtcctgtgttcaaataatataCTGAATCTCTGACGTGAGAGGTATGAGCAACATAATGacaaaaaaacatgaatgataaaataataaaagtcacATGCTAATGTATATAGGTTTGAAAGTGGCCATACAAGGTATAATCTAACTGCATGAAATGCTCACAATTGATCATAGTTTAGTCAGGTGTTGTTTAATCACATTCTCTGCTGGGTTCTGTTGTGAAAACTATGAATAAACTAGCTGTCTTTTGTTTGCCAGGACTGAGGTCACAGTTGGCAAAAGCCTTATCTTTGGCAGACTTTGCCACTATCAGTTAGTAGTTCAGATCTCCCTGCATGCATTTCAGAAGGTCACAAATGTTGAAGAATCTTATGATATGAGCTCATCTTTTACTCCTTTACTGTTCTAAGTCTTGTTGGTTCCATTTTTGAGAATGGAATGTGTtgaattatttatgtattatctCCAGGATAATTCAATGTTCAATGACTTATCATTTAATCTTGCAATGCATAccgtttataaataaaaaaataagctaTAATAATACAGACACAAGTGAAAAATTATTGATTCACATAAAAACCCATCAGTTTGTTAATAAAACAGTGCTAGTGGGTATCAACTCATGAATTTTGAtggttaattttatttttgtcacaTATCAGAGCACAAACAAAAGTAGGACTGGCAAATATGTGGTTACCTTTTCATCAAAAAGGTTCAATTGTATGGCCACATTTTATTTCAGCTTCTGTAAAGTGGGATAATTTATGACCCTGCCCATGGAAAACATGGGCTAACAAGATTCAACTCAAATGATTTTACTGCCATCTAGTGGATGAAACAGATTATGCATCATCTGTTTTTAAAGCTATTTCCATGTTTCCATGTTATTATAAATATTGCTAtaaaattgaataaaaaaacatgtttttatttaaattcttcCTCTAACAATGGTTGTCAATGATTGTGTGGTTCTATGTCCAAAATATTTGGGATGGTTTTCTTCAAATTGTCGATATTTTAAAATTGTCATTAAATAACAAAGCGATCATCactttatgcattttttttatatatataatttttattttacaaagctTTTGGAAAACAGGGCCCTGGGGGTTCTGTTCCGTGCCTCATTAAAAAAGCTGTTCTggttaaaacacaaaaataaataacaatttcagaatgaatgaatatggttTTGAATTTTAGTGCTTCAAACATCTTTTAGCATCACAATGTGTCATTGATACATTTTACGTGAAAGATTTAAACTGCAGGAGAATATTGTGGGTCAATCAAGAGCTGAGCTAATTTTTAACACATGATTCATGGTCAAACCAAGTAATTTACATACCTTCTCAATGGGTTTCTTCTTTAGAACAACCATGATATAGCAGCCATGATATTCAAATCCACTGAGCCACCATAAACACATTCTCATGCAAGTTTGGCTCTCTGTCCACTGATGTTTAGCTTCCGGAGAGCGTCTGCCACGCAAATTTGGATCATGATCTCCTGTTACTTATCTTCTTGAGACCGCAGCTAAAAAGCACAGTAAAGTCAGAAGCATCAATCAATCCCCGAATGAGATGGACATCATATCTGATAGATGTCAAGTCTTCTGAGCAGGTTTCTTCTTGGCCAGCTCTGTTTGAATCTGCTCTGGAAACTGATCAAGATGCTCTTTCACACATGGCAAGCAGAAGCGCTTGGTGTAGAACAGGCTGCAATCCtggatttaaaaacacagaggtaATATGTTCAAAGAACTAGCAGTCAAAAGTTACtgacaaaaatgcaaaaaagaaAGTCTGTGATAGATTAAACTATTGTTGGATGTAGGTTGTAAAAGGTAAATGGTAGCCTCGAGGTTATGTCTACTGTTAAGTTAGGGAATATAACTGTATAATAACTTACCCTGCATTGTCCCCCTTTTGTAAGAATAAGAATGATTTTATAGCCCCCCACTCTGACAGACACGTACACGTCTTTTGCTTCCACCCTCCATTGGAATTTATTTTGAACACAGTCATTTGCACAAAACAGCTAtattttattgaacaaatcaaaATAATGTGACAAAACCACCTTTAAAGTAGAATTACAAATGGCATACCCCTTTGTAATAGTTCCATGCCTCCCAAAGAAAGAGTGCACCCCCACTTGTGGAACCACTGGCCTATACCCTTAACTAACTAAAAaaatgttgggtttttttttccctattaAAGAAAGGGACACACATTTTTtgcaattaaaaattaaattaatttacaattAAGGTAATCAACTGCATATTAAAACCACATTTAGACCATTGTGTGGAGTTTTACATAGGTTGAATCTTGATGAACAAaagtgaacttttttttttaacctgatAATGTACTGAAGTATGATAACCATTTCAGTGAGAGAGATTAGTGCATACCGTGCCTACACATACAGTCTTGTTACACAGACAACACTTTGACCCCAACACAAggaatttctctttctctggacTGAAGGGATCGCGCATGCCATAGCATTCCTCCAGAAGCCTGAGGGGCAGAACACAAACAAGATGTTTGCACATATGTTAGCAAGGGAGACGGGTAATCAGAAGTGACGTTTAACAAGCAGGTTTCTATGTACTAAACAATAATACCAGACCAGTCACCCCTGGGACCCAACCATAAGAGAAGTGAATGTTTATATTAAAGGTTGCCcctgcaaaaacaaaaatatcaatGCATGTGCATATATTTACTAAGAGTTAAGCAATTCATTCTAAATGCTCATGAAGGGGCAAGCAAGGACTCTTAGGAAACTATCTGCCTTAAAGTGTTTATATACATAAGTTTAATTTAGTGGTGTAATATAAACTTAAACGAAGGTACATCTAAAAgcactgttttttaaaatgacttaaTAGCATCTAGCTAAGGTTTtaagagagaagaaaaatgaattaattgacAATTTTAATGCAGTACTGAGTATCTCTGCTGCGGAAAACAtgttttttagtaaaatatgtttcCATCTCCCTTGGAAATAATCAGTTTCACACATTTATATTCGTACACAAACTGTAAAAGGCATGCTTTCAGTAAATTGGTCTTTCaagtttgtatttaaaatactgcagacaattatatatatattgaagtaAAAAGAAACACCTTTTAAGTAAATGCCCGTATTTGTTTTGTGCATCCTCTTCCCTgtttacacaataaaataaaaacctgcTTGAGTATCTCAAGAGTTATCTATTCTAATTACAATATTATTGTATCATAATCTGTGAGCCCGGACGAGCCTGGGCCATGCGTGTGGCATACCACTACTGTCACATGTCACTAACCCATAGCAAAAACTATTACATGCCTGTTCCAAGTTTCATGTGCCACTCAATCACACTGTGCCATTATGTAGCACCATGCTTTGAGACATTTTCAGTGTGGCACACACAACACAATCCTTACAGCATGTACAGCATGTACCCATCTCCAATGTACCTCAGTTTCAAGAATTCCCCATGGatataatttataaaatcaGTAGCCATGAATGTCATTCTTCACACAACTGGAGCTTAAATTATTACTGTCTGCATATGCTGATTATAAGCATATATTTAGACGTAGAGTGTCGGAGACGGAGTGTCTCTAAAGGAACAGGAGTTGGcctgacaaaaaaaatgttgacaTGCAAATGCttgatttaaatttaaatgtcaaATCCTTTATGAAATATAGTTTGATAATTCAGCTTTCAATGAGGTTATAGTGATCATTACCTGTACTTTAAAGGAATAGGtcgtatttttaccttaaaattacagctttaaaattattgtgatgctcgACAGGCCTGTAATTATCAGCCCattgcactgcagaaactgcactatgtaagttttgaaggagggtaggaaaccaccccctcatcctcattcatttttttcctttttatttttgttattaaaggCAGACCTGGCATTCTGAGGAATTCTTCTTGTGTATCCATTACAGGTTTGTGCCCAGGGAAAACCACATATTAGTACAAAAAGCGTTTTAATGCTACAAATGTTTTGGACGGACTCAAATACAGTCACATTTCTCACATATTTCGCATCTTATACAATCTACAAAATATTGCATTGGAAAGGAAAATAATCCCAGAGACTGATGATGAGAAATGAGGGCTGATCCACGAGGTTTAATTTCGGATATGCGCGGCATAAAAAATTTGCTTCCACTGGGTATTTTCACAATGCTGGATC is part of the Hoplias malabaricus isolate fHopMal1 chromosome 4, fHopMal1.hap1, whole genome shotgun sequence genome and encodes:
- the cdpf1 gene encoding cysteine-rich DPF motif domain-containing protein 1 codes for the protein MDPGDGSVRGVFICELCELSCSYTFYGQKPPNTRAIVLLEECYGMRDPFSPEKEKFLVLGSKCCLCNKTVCVGTDCSLFYTKRFCLPCVKEHLDQFPEQIQTELAKKKPAQKT